The following is a genomic window from Bactrocera tryoni isolate S06 chromosome 2, CSIRO_BtryS06_freeze2, whole genome shotgun sequence.
GAGTATTAAAAACGCGATCTTTTCCATACTTGTCACGTAGGTTAACTGAACATCGGAAGACACCGCCAAAGCCTACATCTTCGCCGAAAAGTATTGCGGTTGGATCTTTTGCAAGTACCAAATCCATAGCATTGTTGATTGCTTGAACCATATTCATTTTTTCAGTAACATTATCAGTGGAAATAACTTCTTTTGGTGACTTGTCAGGATAATAAGTAAAATGAGAACGACACCATGGCACTGTAGTACGAGATTTCAGTGTGTTCAATAATGTCCAAAACGATTTATtcatattgcaaaaaaatgtatgtttacGTATTTTGTTGCAAGAAACTTTGGCTTTGGCGATATGCTTAATGTTATCTATCTGAGGTTATGTAAGCTAGCGATCGTTTCCAACGATCATATGTTCGCAATTGTTGCCAAGTTTTGCGAAATGTgaacttaagaaaaaaaatcaaatacagAATTCAATAGGGGTATttgcttgctcttgcaaaacccttgcacggtgcaagaattgcatatatttcctcttggtgcaccgacacaacaacaatcacaggcagaaaattatttgcaatggctgtaaaatatgtcagaccaaaacccatgtatatttgcgtgcccttgtatatttcggtatagtatttttgcaatctgcaatcttgcaagagcaaacgaatacccctaatatttattattaggaAAAGGGATTAGGAAAATTAAAGAGATTACTTTAATTAAGtaatatactttatttattttttaaacgttaAATATTCTTGCCTGCAcaatacaacaaaattaatattatacactttgtgtgtgttcattattttttcttataaacgATATGGGTTATTtctgaaaattgaaaaacagaGTAATTGATGTCAATATTTTGGGTTCACGCAACGTTTTATATACTCGTTGTGACATAGCTGTGTTGTGACACTGGGTTGTGTTTCACTTctaaataaattgattgaatGATGTTTGCTTACTTTTTATGATTGAAACTATATGTCaatcaatacaaaaatttgaaaataccaAGAAGTTATTTCAGAGCGctttacattttacattattttatatttcggtgGAAGGATTttatataaactatattttttatttatttgagatGAATGTTAATACAGATGAAACCAAAGATTTAGATAACACTTTAGAAGATGGTGCCTGGCTGGATTCTTTTGACAAGTTATTGGAGCCAAGACCGTtcgtatataaaattataaaacgtgtacaaataataacttttgtgtttttgtcCTTTTAGTGTATTGCGggagttaaatattttaaaaaaagaggTGCATGCATCATTCAATCGAGACTCTAGTgttgaaaatagcataaatagTAAGGGAAATGAATCATCGCTTTTGAAACCTTCGCAAGAGTGGCCAAACGATTTAAACGAAGATATACAACGAAAATCTAATTCAATTTCTACTCCACTGGTGCATCGTGGGCTTAAAGTGGATCCATTTAAATGCTCATTATCACCAATTGGTGCTTGGCGACTCTTATATTTTGATAAgggtaaaaatattaacgagGACCGTATGTGTCTAGCAAATCAAAAAAAGCGTTTAAATTGCACCCCTTTAACACCTAGTATACAAATTGTTGGTATGTtattgtatacacatttataaaataatgttaaataattaatttgacaTAGAATGCGACGAACCAGTTAAAAACACTGCTTTCAATGCAATTCAATCTCAAGACTCAACTCCAACATTGAATAGACAAACAAATCGGTTCCAACATGTAACGAGGACTAGAAATACAAGACACGTTTGTTTTGAGTCAACAAATGACAAAAGAACTCAAAATTCGAAGGAGAAGTCAAAAACCGTTGTGACAAATAAGAAAGATGATGGCAAAGAAGATGTCCGAGTTCCTAGTCTCACTTTGCAGCCAGGAAAGTGGCGAAAATCAATTAGTGCTTGGCGACGTAAACAAGGTATTTCATTAGTACaaagtaaaaatgtaaaattttaaataatattttcaaatttagtcGAAAAACACCCAAATAATTTGGCAGGACGAGAATCAGATAAACGCAACAGTTCTGTGGAATTTATTGGTTTCGTTGGTACGATTGTTGGTAAAAGAAAATCTATCTTTTTAAAACCTGAGCGCATTTCGGAAAACGTGTTAAGAATAAGCACATCTGAAAATCTTGAGGTTTGGGAGCGCCGTGTTTTGGATCGCTGCAAGCAAAGATTTCCTCTACCATTTGAAGAGTTGTATTCTGCAGATAAATTAACGCATTGTATGAAAATTGGTGAAGGTGCTTATGGTGAGGTATTTTTGAATACAACCGGTAAGCGAAGAATGCCAGATGCGAACAGCACGGTTATGAAAGTTATACCGATTGAAGGGGACATTGATGTCAATGGAGAGAAACAGAAGACATTTGAACAAATATTGCCAGAGGTGGTGATTTCAGTAGAATTGGCAAACTTGCGGACACATGTAAATTCAGCAAATTTTACATGCGGATTTGTAAATGTCAGAAAGgttagatatttttttgtaactatgtatgaaactatgtatatttatataatatatatatattatattaggtCGCTTGTGTTAAAGGCCGGTATCCTCAACATTTTATAAAGCTTTGGGAAATTTTTGACAAAGACAAAAGCTCCGAAAACGATCATCCCGGTATATTTGATGACACACAAATTTATATAGTACTGGAATTGGAGTTTTGCGGTCGGGATTTAGAAAGTTTCCAATTTCAAAATGCCGAGCAAACCTATGGTGCACTCCTTCAGGTATATctagtatacttgtatatgtatcttTTGCAATTTGCACATGGCGCTCAATATCATAAATACATTTACTTATTTGTAGATTGTGCTAACATTAGCAGTAGCAGAACAAGCATATCAGTTTGAACATCGTGATTTACATTGgggaaatatattattattgagcACAAATGTGAAAGAGTTAAAATTTACTTTGGACAATCATACGTATTCCGTGCCCACAAAAGGTGTTAAAGCTACAATAATCGATTATACGCTCTCGCGTATGACTTTTGATAACTGTTGTCACTATAATGACATTTCCTCTGATGAAGATCTCTTTACCGCTTCCGGAGACTACCAATTCGATATTTATCGCATGATGCGGGATGTCTTAGGgtacgttttttttatttttattactattttagtTTCAATTGATATGCTTTCGTTACAGCAATAACTGGGAATCTTTTGAACCACgcacaaatatattttggatatcatacataattacaaaaatgaTTGACGgtgttaaatataaaaacatccGTAGCAAGGCACACTCTACATATTATTCAAAGCTCAATAATCTCATTGGCATTGTGATGAATTTTGACAGTGCTAttgaattttctaaatatttaatggATTTACAAGTGTAGCTTATTTTATATtagtacttattttttatatttgacaatggaatttttattttttaatcactcAACGCGAACGCAATTTTAAATATGAATGCTTGCATGacatttataattaattgatTCTCAAGTTGATAATAGCTTAATAATAGCACAGAATCTATTTTAcgattaattttagttttgattattataaattgtttcttattatgtttattttgctgtaaaaagGGTTTCTCTTTTTCAGTTCTTGAAATCAATGAAACAtactcaaataatttattttgacgGACACTTTATGACTTTATTATGCCGCGGTAGAAACTAGCTTGTTGTttcttgttttgaaattttagttttatttttgtattatacatacatcttTTGAAAGCCTGTAATATATTTCTTCgagatttttcatttcaaacgcAAAAATTTATGCAAAGGATATTGCCTTTTAAcactatttaattatattaagatATTTCCCATTGATCTAATACTTGTCGTAATGTATTTTATGCGTGtgccaatatttttttagtggGTTTAAGAGACGATGTAATtgcaataaaatgaataaatataaatgtcgttgctaaagaaaagtttttttaattttttcattattaaaattcttccTAAGCTGTCAACTATAGAAGGCTATGTGAAATTACCTCGAAAATGTTTCATATAAATGTAgatattgaaaatcaaaaaaacgaGACTtcctatatatatgtagatgtgttACGCTAGCTAGCTTTTGGAGGCAGGAAATGTAGGTGTTATGCAGAATGTTTTGTTTCCCGGGAATTAGACACAAGGGTTTCAGAAGCCTCCAGAGCTGCCAAATGTCACTTGGAACCACCATGCCTTCGCAACTGTTGTTGCCCGACATTCTGTTTCTGCTCTGATTTTATAAGAgaaatgtcatttttgtatgtgtCCCGATTTCTGTTGGTCCTATAACATAGACAAAAATTTGACATGCAgtctgcgttgttgttgtttgagcTATTATCCAGACTCTGCTTGGGGGAAAGCAATGTGTTAACTGTCATCGAAATCACTTAACGAAAGGTCGACGGGTTCGGAACGTTTCcgcgacagtcgggtctacgtaattGGGACGGACCCGGATCTGTTCCCGGCCAAGCACTGTCAAACCGGCAGCATTTCGGAAATTTTCTCCGTTGTGTGTAGCTGGTTTTTTAAAGTCCAGAAAACAACCAATAATGGTAGACAAAATATTGCGCTTTTTATGGATGCGTTATGTATgtctacatgtacatatatgggccATCTTGGATTCGCTCGGCCCTACTCGCtaactttgaataatttttttgtaaaagaaagAATATTTGGTGTTAAAATGGATTAGTAACGATACACACCTTCACTTAACACCTAAGTGACAAATCGGTTAGTGaggaatatatttcaaaaacataagATGAGAACGTTATACTTATTTaaagggtcagtagggtaatcggccctgtttttttttaatttttttcatagaaatttttattctacaatagaacttttcactttttaattaatttatactatTTATTCCTAAAAAGTAAACATGAagggttatcgtccctactagaatcatgaaaaaatgttgataaataaataattttccccatgtttttttacataaattttgtcctTACATTGTCAATAAGGCGTTTTGtggacaattaaaaattaagcaaatcggttgagtagttcgatcggaccagtttaaaaaagtgtgttttaagaaaaacgcgtttaaagtttgaggtgtgcactccgagtgCTCTGAACGCCGagcgatattattatttttgggtctTTTTAGAAACCTTCCAATgataaagtgggtttctacattaattctaagggtataagggaacagaaattgcaaaacaaaaaaaaattgaaaatttgttcaacaatttttttttcatataaaaaattaaatattttattagaatttgtcttgttacaaacatacattatgaacaaagaaattaagaaatttttggaaaaaaatattttaaactcggccattgcaacgccatttccggtgatctCACGGAAAAAAATGCGCccacgttggcaggataactccttacaggatcatctaaagtgaaaaaatacgtgttttaattaaaacctcAATTTAGAACTTgtacaaagaaaaaatactgaaaattggcagacatttttacaaaaaaattaaaatttcagtgaaaatttcgcgaaatttttctttcaaatagcTCTAAACAAAGTCCAGTCTTTAGTAATCGTCCAAGTCTTTAGTAATTGTATCTCAAGGATCTGCGTAAAATTTCATGGAGATCTGTTGAGTAGTTCTCGCGAAATCTTGCTAACccacttcaaaaacacagtttcgagaaaaacgcattcaAAGACggtgcacttagcctagctagccgcgagcgcacaaattctcaaggctatatctccgaaactattatacgaatcaatttgaaaatttaggacaataaaTAGAGGAGTTgtagtttttttgaatttttgctaTGAAGACTTCTAACTAGGGTACCCACTCCCCGtataacggttatgttgaaaagaAGTCAATGTTTGATAACTTAATATATAAACGTGTCAGAGACGAGGTACCTTCTACTATTAGTCGAATCCCTATACCTCAAGCACTACACTTGACCAATTTCATGCAATCTGATGCACATTATTTCAACATCCACATGTTACATTGTGATAATTggcgaaatcggactgcaaCCGCGTCTACTTTCCAGTAgttatgtatttttctttacaGAATATAAATCAAGTATCAATTAGGTTATTGCAAAAAAACCTTGCACAAATAGTACCCCTAAAGTATGCCATATACCTTATCAAGTAACCGGATATCGAATATGTGCATATAACtgtttttgccgaaaatattgGTAACACTTTGAGTAAAATCGGGCTAAACTTCATCTAGCCACCACATGTGTATAcctaatttttttcgaactttcggttGACTTTAATCAGTTTTATCGgtcttaatgaaattgagagGATGCTCTTTCTAATAGCAGTACACCCTTGTGCCTAAAATGAACAAAATCGGTCCCagtccatatatgtatgtatgtatacccaaCGTAAGGTTTTTAAAAAATCTGGTTGACTTTAGACCTTAAATCGTATATCAGtcaatatgtgaattatcttaattaaatagcgagtatttctataaaaattgtctACCATTGTGCCGACAACGCTTATGATCGCGTGAATTTTTCGGCTTTCCTGTTGACTTTAAACAATTTATCAGGTCAACATGTGTGAAATGATATTAAGTGTTTGTATAAAAAGTTTTGTCAACTCCTTCCTCGCCCTTCTTCACttgttgtaattaattttaataattggcatattttttgataaattatcattttttttttacttatgtcattgtggaatctgaaaaggtagcttctaaagcaaccatgtccactaagtatttggggcAGATAAAAGtctaggtccccatgtcgtctgtctatccacgagtggatgtccggtatcagTCGGTGGGTCCAacgccctttggatgaggaattccaccgctcctgccacattttaatgcttttgttcctctcctctgtctttgccgatactgttttaggcgctgatagatgatataaacgctcgagttcatctccctggatgtcaatgggcggcatgctggctagtacttcagcagcgtcggttgatgtagtccggaaagcacttattactcgaattgcagaaagcctatgcactgcaattatttgtttagcatacgcttttatgtCCATTGCCTATATCCATAGTGGTGCTGCgtacagtattacggaactcattgctttcgctattaagaatcgccggctggaatgCACACAGCctgtattggtcatcattctcgatagagcattgtaaattttgtttgctttactggaggaatactccaggtgttctttaaattttaatttagaatctaatattactcccagatacttcagctgcggctgcgaagtaatctcgcactcccctatggtgagctctatttGTTCTTCTAccttcctggtgcttatgagcaaaacttcagttttttgctccgccagttccagactcacagaagagaaccaaTGCCGTAGACCATTTaagcactcattgcatttgttTCTAAGGTCGGCTAATTGTTTGGCCACTGCTACTACCATGagatcgtctgcatacgctgtTAGTTTCACCtctgttggttgctgtctttttagcaccccgtcatacatgaggttccataatagtgggcctaacaccgacccttggggtactccaatcgagatagagtagctcttggtacCTTCGTCTGTATCAAAAAACagccttctgtttttaaaatagctcaatataatgtttatgaggtattcaggggcgcgtatttcatccagggctttgattatgtgtgcccattttgccgagttgaacgcattcttgacatccagggtaatcagcgcgcagtacttttttgtgccacctttccatcttttgccacttactgcacatttcgcagtgtcaacgacttctcgtagtgcgtcaatagtggatctcttctttataaagccgtattgtctctcttaTAATCCGCCAGCttctggattgctaactccaagtggtttcttattatattttcgtacactttgcccattgtgtcgagcatacacagtgGTCGGTACGATGAGGGTTCTTcaggtggtttctttggttttgggagcagaACCAATCGCTGTACTTTCCACGCGTCGGGGAACACGTCTTCCTTTATGCACGGGTGTACATTTTAGCGAATAGTTGAGGTTTTGAGCTTATAGCTTTCTTCAGGGCCCTGTTGGGTATCCCATCCAACCCAGGCGCTTtggtgtttttgattttcttagcTATGGCCAATAGCTCTTCTTCCGTGACTAACGGGGGTGAAActgcagcttcgtttcgtcgcttAGCATAGGAAATCCGGTCGTGTCTCGGGAACAATGTTTCGACGACTTTTCCCATAAAAGAGGCATCTTTAGGTGGCtgctgcttatttttaaatctcgacatacagattttgtaagcagttccccaagggtcaatgtttgcttcctcacagagcttctcaaaacatgattttttgctcCGGGTAATTGCCGACTTTAGGAGCTTCTTGTGGCTTTTGTATTCATCTCTGAGGCGATTTTCGTTCGTTTCACTCCGGTTACGCTGTAGACGCCGTGCTCAGCGTGCAAATTTCCTCATTCCTCAATACACAGGCCGCCGCTTATTGTGATGTGATGTTCTACGCATTGTTGCATCACATGCTGCGACCAGTTCCTTTCGCACTGTCGATACCTAGTGGGTGGCGTCGTCACCTGATACTTTTGATGCACTCCAGACTAACTCAAACAAGTCTGAGTCGAACTCCTGTTGCTTCCAGCTTCGCTTTCGGAAAGTGTTTTTGCTAAGAAGTTCGGGCTCACGGGAGTACGAGATTTGTGCTATAATTGCCATATGATCGCTGCTTGTGTATATGTTTGACACAGCCCACTTAATGTGCCTACTAAGCGAAACATTTGCAAACATAATGTCAATGATAGATCCTTTATTCCCTTTTTGGTACGTATTTTGTGTTCCGGTGTTCAATATTGTTAAGTGCGTTTGACTCAGGTATTCTTGAATTAGCCGCCCTCGATGGTTTGTACATCTGCTGCCCCATGCAGTTGAccaagcattaaaatcacccGCTATTATGATCGGTGTTTTGCCTCTGGTTTCTAATGAAAGTCTTAAAAGAAAATCTTCGAATTCGGTGATTGCTGCGCTGGGACGAGCATAGCAACTTACAAAATATATCCCATGTATATTCGCCCATGTGAAGCAGTTATGTGCTTCTCTGGAGCAGGTCTTAAAAGGTTGACCTTTgcaggaccatattgctgctttgccaGATTTGTCTACAATCCATGTGCTTTCCGGACGCTGGGAGTATTGTTCACTTAGTATGGCGACATCAATGTTCTCTTCTATGACTATCTGTTCTAGCAAATCCTGGGCCGCTGCACAATGGTTTAGGTTTAACTGTAGTATCCTCATTTACTTAGAGACCTTATCATCTCGAGGTACTTTGGGCAAGTCGTGCTCAATACGGAGTGCTCCCCTTTGCAGAGCATGCAGCTCGGAACGTTTGTGCATACCTTCGCTAAATGTCCCGCGGTTCCACAACGTGTACAATGGGAAGATCTGTCTGTCGAGCTGCAGCAATTTCGCGCCATGTGACCCAGGTGGAAACACTTATAGCATCTGGGAACAGGCGAATATTCTCGAAGGCGACAGATCGACCACTCAATCTTTATTTTCCCTATTTTAAGTGCGGCCTTGGCATCTTGGGCACGCATGCATACAAGTGCTATTTGCGTGCCACTACGcgtttttcgcaaatttttcaCACTCGATAGTGTCCAGATTTTCGATTCCGCACTCTCTTTTTAGTGCTGCGCAGATTTCTTCGGTAGTTGTAATTTCATCGAGGTCTTTGCACGTAATCGTGACGTTGTGGGTCTTGGGCTATATCCTAGCCATTTCGCCAACCACCCCCTCCAGGGTGCTTTGGAAAGATTCGGCTTTCGTCTCTGCTCGATTTTTAAGTTCAATAAGTAAATCTCCTTTTAGCGTTTTGCGAATATGGGTTACATTTGAACCCAGTACTTCAAGCCCGCTGTCACTCTTAATTTTTCGCAGAATATCTGCATACGATGCATCATCCTTCTCTGCTATGATTATGATAAATTATCATCATATgaaatacttgtatacatacatacatacatacatatgtagtatgttcatatgtaagGGATGCTTAATTCTACGAATCTTTGTCATTATTGCATATTTCCATTATGATTCAACGCACTTGTCATTTTAGTCAAGGCAGGAAAagcttttttacattttcacacACACGCTCTCTCGCTCTCTGTAGCTCACAAACTCTCGCAGTTTAGCAAATCCTGAGCTTTACATTCTAACGCGATGTTTTAGTCGCCGCGAAGGATACCTGGTATCCGCTGTCGCTCGCTTTGACACATATTCATAGCAGTGGAAACTGTTTTGCTGCTTTGTTGTAAATATTACGAAGAAAACGCAGATGAAATTGCATTTATAAAATGTGCTAAACGTTTTAAATACTTTAACACATAAAGTCTATATCATTTTCGTAGTAAATACAaacagttatatatgtatatatatacgcaCATATGTGTATTGTATATTAGTTATACaaatgttagaaaaaaattgaaattaagtcAGTAATATAAAAGTGCGGAAGATTACAAATGCGTAAGTCAAGTATTTCACACACGATTTGCTACGTGAAACAAtgaaaagaatttaaataaaagtaaaaagtgaaCTTCAAATTCCTAACATCATACGTTGTACAAAATCGATATCTCGCTAAGTCTCGGAAGTGCGTTTTGGACACGTTGAAGCCCAGCGAAGCGGGGAGTGGCAGAGTACTGCATTTATTCAGCtcgtgtgtgtgttgtttgtgCGTTTCATCGAGTTTGTAgttattattatgtttataaatttcaaatgaaatatgaTATATAGGATATGCAGCATAATGCGGAAATCTAGTTGATTGTGTGAATGCCTTGAGCCAATTTAACGGAAgtgaaaaagtatataaatataactaagATGGTCTTTAAGGCCTGAAACTTAACTACGGTGTGCTGATTCTGTGTACGTAAATTtccaaaagtgaaaaattaaaatcaaccgCTGATAACTTAAAGTTTAAGGTAAGCTTAAAGTAtggtttatatataatataaaattgcataTAGTATTTATAACTGTTTCGTTCAGGCGTGACAATGAACAGTATGACTTTTTGTGCATCAACACACAGGTCCATAGAAatgcgtacacatacatacgtatatggtATACGATTGAGTTGGCAAAGTTTCTATAATACAAATGTGCCATATAGTTTACACATATTTATTcgcatataaacacatacatacatacatacatgtatggtatacatatgtctgtatattgTTATGATCATAATATTTCGCAGGCGTAACAAAGACCCAAACTGTCCACTTTAGAATTAAACAGCAGCACCAGGTTAGAGGTAAATGATTCataatgcttttgttgttatgttgAAAGGTTGACATTTTCATTTTCGGAATGTATAGCGagtgtatataagtacatatgtatgattatacacatatgtatatgtgagttgTGCAAATAAGTTGATGTTGGGCTTATGGTGCATTCGAAACAATGAAAAGTTCTTCTTCACTCCACACATGCAACTGGTTAAATTAAACCGGCGatgttttagtttttgcaaAACACTGCCAACGGCACAAATTATCTTGttagaaacaagaaaaacaagtaagaaaggcctaagttcgggtgcaaccgaatatcTTATATTcctgaaatttgcaaaaatcaaTGCCAGAATCTATCAGAAAAAGAAAATCTTTAGACGTAAATAGTACGATATTAtccattaactattatcatgccaaaaaaaaaaatgttctctgggtttcattaaggtactttACATATAATCATCAATCATATAGAGCAAAGTCAGCGGAAGTAACAGTTATATGGTGTATAGATCAAGTTTTCGCCAAATTGTATCTACGCAAAGATATACCGTTATGAGTAAAGCATGTTCTGTAactttcattgagataactcaaatattggccggtatatccagcataaagtcacctgtaagttcgaaaatctctATATTATCGATCCAAACCATTTTTGATGcacagaattactattgtcaggaaaggttTCTGTCAGAATTTCtattgtatatctcacatattgactgatattttctgtcaaaagtcAAATATAGATACTGGGATACACATATCCGGTACCCGGCTTGAATAATTTggtttggatttggacaatttttggtcataaagtagcatactttaaaggaattattagtgcaaagttttagccggttatattaattgc
Proteins encoded in this region:
- the LOC120767887 gene encoding serine/threonine-protein kinase haspin homolog, with the protein product MNVNTDETKDLDNTLEDGAWLDSFDKLLEPRPVLRELNILKKEVHASFNRDSSVENSINSKGNESSLLKPSQEWPNDLNEDIQRKSNSISTPLVHRGLKVDPFKCSLSPIGAWRLLYFDKGKNINEDRMCLANQKKRLNCTPLTPSIQIVECDEPVKNTAFNAIQSQDSTPTLNRQTNRFQHVTRTRNTRHVCFESTNDKRTQNSKEKSKTVVTNKKDDGKEDVRVPSLTLQPGKWRKSISAWRRKQVEKHPNNLAGRESDKRNSSVEFIGFVGTIVGKRKSIFLKPERISENVLRISTSENLEVWERRVLDRCKQRFPLPFEELYSADKLTHCMKIGEGAYGEVFLNTTGKRRMPDANSTVMKVIPIEGDIDVNGEKQKTFEQILPEVVISVELANLRTHVNSANFTCGFVNVRKVACVKGRYPQHFIKLWEIFDKDKSSENDHPGIFDDTQIYIVLELEFCGRDLESFQFQNAEQTYGALLQIVLTLAVAEQAYQFEHRDLHWGNILLLSTNVKELKFTLDNHTYSVPTKGVKATIIDYTLSRMTFDNCCHYNDISSDEDLFTASGDYQFDIYRMMRDVLGNNWESFEPRTNIFWISYIITKMIDGVKYKNIRSKAHSTYYSKLNNLIGIVMNFDSAIEFSKYLMDLQV